One genomic window of Mus pahari chromosome 23, PAHARI_EIJ_v1.1, whole genome shotgun sequence includes the following:
- the LOC115062398 gene encoding zinc finger protein OZF-like isoform X1 → MGLVSFEDVAVDFTWQEWQELDAAQRTLYRDVMLENYSSLVSLGHCMTKPELILRLEHGFQPWSIGDTPAWRLPGVLEVYTPNESYLENPESHMWPVGSINRNLSNKEMIEAEMKVQLELHRGTKPYECKPCMKMVSLASQCSKQHAYYPSVKPYEWKECQKAFCYKSALTQHQRTRTRLKIYQCTECRKAFPSKSELTVHHRIHTGEKPHACEECGKAFYRKSTLTVHQKTHRGEKPYECKECWKAFYYKSTLTEHQRIHTGEKPYVCKDCGKAFFYKSNLTRHHRTHTGEKPYECEECRKGFSSKSELTSHHRTHTGEKPYQCEECGKAFYCKSTLRVHQKIHTGEKPYECKECQKSFYYKSTLTEHQRTHTGEKPYECKDCGKAFFYKSQLTRHHRIHTGEKPYECEECRKAFSSKSELTAHHRTHTGEKPYECKECGKCFCRKSHLTLHHRIHTGEKPYECKDCRKAFFCKSGLARHLGTHAHGTNTKNREKHFPATHSSVNFRNDIQVRNPVAINNEKKLSTINHSSVHMMDFLELRSPIDVHNAGKLTLLNHTSFNVNELR, encoded by the exons ATG GGGTTGGTGTCATTTGAAGACGTAGCCGTGGACTTCACTTGGCAGGAATGGCAGGAGCTGGATGCTGCTCAGAGGACCCTGTACAGGGACGTGATGCTGGAGAACTATAGCAGCCTGGTGTCCTTGG ggcaCTGCATGACTAAACCTGAGTTGATCTTAAGGTTGGAGCATGGATTCCAGCCGTGGAGCATAGGAGACACTCCGGCCTGGCGTCTCCCAG gTGTTCTTGAAGTGTATACTCCAAATGAGAGTTACCTGGAAAATCCAGAGAGTCATATGTGGCCAGTGGGAAGCATCAACAGAAATCTTTCAAATAAAGAGATGATTGAA GCAGAAATGAAGGTTCAACTGGAACTTCACCGAGGTACAAAACCCTATGAGTGTAAACCGTGTATGAAAATGGTGAGCCTGGCCTCGCAGTGCAGCAAGCAGCATGCATACTATCCCAGTGTGAAACCCTACGAATGGAAGGAGTGTCAGAAAGCTTTCTGTTACAAGTCAGCGCTCACTCAACACCAAAGAACTCGTACAAGATTGAAGATCTATCAGTGTACAGAATGCAGGAAAGCTTTCCCCTCCAAATCAGAACTCACTGTGCATCATAGAATTCATACTGGTGAAAAGCCCCATGCATGTGAAGAATGTGGGAAAGCTTTCTATCGTAAGTCAACCCTTACAGTACATCAGAAAACTCATAGAGGTGAGAAACCTTACGAGTGTAAAGAATGTTGGAAAGCTTTCTATTATAAGTCAACCCTCACTGAACATCAGCGAATTCATACCGGTGAGAAGCCTTATGTGTGTAAAGACTGTGGTAAAGCTTTCTTCTACAAGTCAAACTTAACTCGCCATCATAGAACTCATACAGgtgagaaaccttatgaatgtgaAGAGTGCAGGAAAGGTTTCTCCTCTAAGTCAGAGCTCACTTCACATCATAGAACTCATACCGGTGAGAAGCCCTATCAGTGTGAAGAATGTGGGAAAGCTTTTTACTGCAAGTCAACCCTTCGTGTACATCAAAAAATACATACAGGTGAAAAGCCTTATGAGTGTAAGGAATGTCAGAAATCTTTCTATTATAAGTCAACTCTGACTGAACATCAGAGAACTCATACAGGTGAGAAGCCCTATGAATGTAAAGACTGTGGCAAGGCTTTCTTCTACAAGTCACAGTTAACTCGCCATCATAGAATTCATACAGGTGAGAAGCCTTATGAATGTGAAGAGTGCAGGAAAGCTTTCTCCTCCAAGTCAGAGCTCACTGCTCATCACAGAACTCATACCGGTGAGAAGCCCTATGAATGTAAAGAATGTGGCAAATGTTTCTGTCGCAAGTCACACTTAACTCTTCATCATAGAATCCATACAGGTGAGAAGCCCTATGAATGTAAAGATTGCAGAAAAGCTTTTTTCTGCAAGTCAGGACTTGCCCGACATCTGGGAACTCATGCGCATGGTACTaacacaaagaacagagaaaagcattTTCCTGCAACTCACAGCTCAGTCAATTTCAGAAATGATATACAAGTTAGAAACCCTGTGgctataaataatgaaaaaaaactCTCTACTATAAATCATTCCTCAGTCCATATGATGGACTTCTTAGAGTTGAGAAGTCCTATAGATGTACATAATGCAGGAAAACTTACCTTGTTAAATCATACCTCATTCAATGTGAATGAACTCAGGTGA
- the LOC115062398 gene encoding zinc finger protein OZF-like isoform X2, producing MWPVGSINRNLSNKEMIEAEMKVQLELHRGTKPYECKPCMKMVSLASQCSKQHAYYPSVKPYEWKECQKAFCYKSALTQHQRTRTRLKIYQCTECRKAFPSKSELTVHHRIHTGEKPHACEECGKAFYRKSTLTVHQKTHRGEKPYECKECWKAFYYKSTLTEHQRIHTGEKPYVCKDCGKAFFYKSNLTRHHRTHTGEKPYECEECRKGFSSKSELTSHHRTHTGEKPYQCEECGKAFYCKSTLRVHQKIHTGEKPYECKECQKSFYYKSTLTEHQRTHTGEKPYECKDCGKAFFYKSQLTRHHRIHTGEKPYECEECRKAFSSKSELTAHHRTHTGEKPYECKECGKCFCRKSHLTLHHRIHTGEKPYECKDCRKAFFCKSGLARHLGTHAHGTNTKNREKHFPATHSSVNFRNDIQVRNPVAINNEKKLSTINHSSVHMMDFLELRSPIDVHNAGKLTLLNHTSFNVNELR from the exons ATGTGGCCAGTGGGAAGCATCAACAGAAATCTTTCAAATAAAGAGATGATTGAA GCAGAAATGAAGGTTCAACTGGAACTTCACCGAGGTACAAAACCCTATGAGTGTAAACCGTGTATGAAAATGGTGAGCCTGGCCTCGCAGTGCAGCAAGCAGCATGCATACTATCCCAGTGTGAAACCCTACGAATGGAAGGAGTGTCAGAAAGCTTTCTGTTACAAGTCAGCGCTCACTCAACACCAAAGAACTCGTACAAGATTGAAGATCTATCAGTGTACAGAATGCAGGAAAGCTTTCCCCTCCAAATCAGAACTCACTGTGCATCATAGAATTCATACTGGTGAAAAGCCCCATGCATGTGAAGAATGTGGGAAAGCTTTCTATCGTAAGTCAACCCTTACAGTACATCAGAAAACTCATAGAGGTGAGAAACCTTACGAGTGTAAAGAATGTTGGAAAGCTTTCTATTATAAGTCAACCCTCACTGAACATCAGCGAATTCATACCGGTGAGAAGCCTTATGTGTGTAAAGACTGTGGTAAAGCTTTCTTCTACAAGTCAAACTTAACTCGCCATCATAGAACTCATACAGgtgagaaaccttatgaatgtgaAGAGTGCAGGAAAGGTTTCTCCTCTAAGTCAGAGCTCACTTCACATCATAGAACTCATACCGGTGAGAAGCCCTATCAGTGTGAAGAATGTGGGAAAGCTTTTTACTGCAAGTCAACCCTTCGTGTACATCAAAAAATACATACAGGTGAAAAGCCTTATGAGTGTAAGGAATGTCAGAAATCTTTCTATTATAAGTCAACTCTGACTGAACATCAGAGAACTCATACAGGTGAGAAGCCCTATGAATGTAAAGACTGTGGCAAGGCTTTCTTCTACAAGTCACAGTTAACTCGCCATCATAGAATTCATACAGGTGAGAAGCCTTATGAATGTGAAGAGTGCAGGAAAGCTTTCTCCTCCAAGTCAGAGCTCACTGCTCATCACAGAACTCATACCGGTGAGAAGCCCTATGAATGTAAAGAATGTGGCAAATGTTTCTGTCGCAAGTCACACTTAACTCTTCATCATAGAATCCATACAGGTGAGAAGCCCTATGAATGTAAAGATTGCAGAAAAGCTTTTTTCTGCAAGTCAGGACTTGCCCGACATCTGGGAACTCATGCGCATGGTACTaacacaaagaacagagaaaagcattTTCCTGCAACTCACAGCTCAGTCAATTTCAGAAATGATATACAAGTTAGAAACCCTGTGgctataaataatgaaaaaaaactCTCTACTATAAATCATTCCTCAGTCCATATGATGGACTTCTTAGAGTTGAGAAGTCCTATAGATGTACATAATGCAGGAAAACTTACCTTGTTAAATCATACCTCATTCAATGTGAATGAACTCAGGTGA
- the LOC115062398 gene encoding zinc finger protein OZF-like isoform X3 — MKVQLELHRGTKPYECKPCMKMVSLASQCSKQHAYYPSVKPYEWKECQKAFCYKSALTQHQRTRTRLKIYQCTECRKAFPSKSELTVHHRIHTGEKPHACEECGKAFYRKSTLTVHQKTHRGEKPYECKECWKAFYYKSTLTEHQRIHTGEKPYVCKDCGKAFFYKSNLTRHHRTHTGEKPYECEECRKGFSSKSELTSHHRTHTGEKPYQCEECGKAFYCKSTLRVHQKIHTGEKPYECKECQKSFYYKSTLTEHQRTHTGEKPYECKDCGKAFFYKSQLTRHHRIHTGEKPYECEECRKAFSSKSELTAHHRTHTGEKPYECKECGKCFCRKSHLTLHHRIHTGEKPYECKDCRKAFFCKSGLARHLGTHAHGTNTKNREKHFPATHSSVNFRNDIQVRNPVAINNEKKLSTINHSSVHMMDFLELRSPIDVHNAGKLTLLNHTSFNVNELR; from the coding sequence ATGAAGGTTCAACTGGAACTTCACCGAGGTACAAAACCCTATGAGTGTAAACCGTGTATGAAAATGGTGAGCCTGGCCTCGCAGTGCAGCAAGCAGCATGCATACTATCCCAGTGTGAAACCCTACGAATGGAAGGAGTGTCAGAAAGCTTTCTGTTACAAGTCAGCGCTCACTCAACACCAAAGAACTCGTACAAGATTGAAGATCTATCAGTGTACAGAATGCAGGAAAGCTTTCCCCTCCAAATCAGAACTCACTGTGCATCATAGAATTCATACTGGTGAAAAGCCCCATGCATGTGAAGAATGTGGGAAAGCTTTCTATCGTAAGTCAACCCTTACAGTACATCAGAAAACTCATAGAGGTGAGAAACCTTACGAGTGTAAAGAATGTTGGAAAGCTTTCTATTATAAGTCAACCCTCACTGAACATCAGCGAATTCATACCGGTGAGAAGCCTTATGTGTGTAAAGACTGTGGTAAAGCTTTCTTCTACAAGTCAAACTTAACTCGCCATCATAGAACTCATACAGgtgagaaaccttatgaatgtgaAGAGTGCAGGAAAGGTTTCTCCTCTAAGTCAGAGCTCACTTCACATCATAGAACTCATACCGGTGAGAAGCCCTATCAGTGTGAAGAATGTGGGAAAGCTTTTTACTGCAAGTCAACCCTTCGTGTACATCAAAAAATACATACAGGTGAAAAGCCTTATGAGTGTAAGGAATGTCAGAAATCTTTCTATTATAAGTCAACTCTGACTGAACATCAGAGAACTCATACAGGTGAGAAGCCCTATGAATGTAAAGACTGTGGCAAGGCTTTCTTCTACAAGTCACAGTTAACTCGCCATCATAGAATTCATACAGGTGAGAAGCCTTATGAATGTGAAGAGTGCAGGAAAGCTTTCTCCTCCAAGTCAGAGCTCACTGCTCATCACAGAACTCATACCGGTGAGAAGCCCTATGAATGTAAAGAATGTGGCAAATGTTTCTGTCGCAAGTCACACTTAACTCTTCATCATAGAATCCATACAGGTGAGAAGCCCTATGAATGTAAAGATTGCAGAAAAGCTTTTTTCTGCAAGTCAGGACTTGCCCGACATCTGGGAACTCATGCGCATGGTACTaacacaaagaacagagaaaagcattTTCCTGCAACTCACAGCTCAGTCAATTTCAGAAATGATATACAAGTTAGAAACCCTGTGgctataaataatgaaaaaaaactCTCTACTATAAATCATTCCTCAGTCCATATGATGGACTTCTTAGAGTTGAGAAGTCCTATAGATGTACATAATGCAGGAAAACTTACCTTGTTAAATCATACCTCATTCAATGTGAATGAACTCAGGTGA